GGCAATCAAGTGGCTCGCGAAACAACACAGGAGGCGTTCGCCGCGGCCTGGGCCGACGGCGGGCTCGTGATCGACGTACGGGAGCCGGACGAGTACGCGGCCGGGCACGTACCGGGCGCGCGGCTGATGCCGATGCACTCCGTGTCGGCCCGATGCGGTGAACTGCCGACAGACGAGACGGTGTTCGTGATCTGCGCCGGCGGCAACCGCAGCAGGACCGCCGCCGACCGGATGAACTCCCGTGGCATCGACGCCCACTCCGTGACCGGCGGCACCGGCGCCTGGGCCCGGGCGGGACACCCGATCGAAGCCGGGCACCACGAGCACGCAACCTGAGCGAGCACGCCTCCGGCCTCACCGCAGCCACCGCTCACCGCCCATCAGCCACCAGCCACCAGCCACCAGCCACTGAAGGCCACCCGCGATCCGCACCTCGGCAGGTCGGGAAGGAGCACCGCCTTGGCCACCACCCCCTCACCCTCCGACGCACCGATCACCGGCCGACACCGCGTCGCCGTCATCGGCGGCGGCAGCGCCGGCATCAGCGTCGCCGCCCGCCTGCGCCGCGCCGGTGTCACCGACATCACCCTGGTCGAACCGTCCGACACCCACTGGTACCAGCCGCTGTGGACCCTGGTCGGCGGCGGTCAAGCGCCCCTGCGCACGACACACCGCCCCGAGGGGTCGGTCGTACCCGACGGGGTGCGGTGGATCCGCCGCCGCGCCCTGGCCGTCGACCCCGACGCGCGCACGGTGACCCTGTCCGGCGGCGCCGAACTCACCTACGAGTACCTGGTCCTGGCGCCCGGTCTCCAGCTCGACTGGGACGGCGTTCCGGGCCTGGCCGAGGCGGTCGGACATGACCGGGTGAGCAGCAACTACGCGCCCGAGTACGCCCCGCGCACCTGGGAGCTGATCAAGCAGACGCGCTCCGGCACGGCCGTCTTCACCCATCCGGCCACCCCGTTGAAGTGCGGCGGCGCTCCGCAGAAGATCGCCTACCTGGCCGCCGACCACTGGCGCAGGCGGAAGGTCCTGGACGGCATCCGCGTCATCCTGGTGATCCCCGAGCCGGCGATGTTCAAGGTGCCCGCCTGGTCACAGGTACTGGAGAAGGTGGCCGCCAGGTACGGCATCGAGGTGCGGCTGCGCTCGGAGATGACCGCCGTCGACGGCGACGACCGGACGGTGACCGTCACGGACCACGCGAACGGCACGAAGGAGACCATCGGCTACGACCTCCTGCACGCGGTGCCTCCGCAGAGCGCCCCCGACTGGATCAAGACCGGTCCGCTCGCCGACCCGACCAGCCCCCAGGGGTTCGTCGCCGCCGACAGACACACCCTGCGGCACCCGACGTACGGCGACGTCTTCGCGCTCGGGGACGTGGCGAACCTGCCCACCTCGAAGACCGGTGCGGCCGTGCGCAAGCAGGCACCGGTCGTGGCCGGCAACCTGCTCGACGCCATGAACGGCCGTGCGGCGTCGCACCGGTACGACGGCTACACGTCCTGCCCGCTGGTGACCGCCCGCGACCGGATGCTGCTCGCCGAGTTCGACTACGACCTCAGCCCCACACCCTCGTTCCCGCTGCTCGACCCCTTCAAGGAGCGGCGCACGATGTGGCTGTTCAAGCGGTACGGACTGCCGCCCGTGTACTGGCGCGGCATGCTCACCGGCCGCCTCTGACCGGCCGGCCCGGGCATCCCCCGACCCGGGCCGGCCACCCG
The DNA window shown above is from Streptomyces sp. NBC_01451 and carries:
- a CDS encoding rhodanese-like domain-containing protein, with amino-acid sequence MARETTQEAFAAAWADGGLVIDVREPDEYAAGHVPGARLMPMHSVSARCGELPTDETVFVICAGGNRSRTAADRMNSRGIDAHSVTGGTGAWARAGHPIEAGHHEHAT
- a CDS encoding NAD(P)/FAD-dependent oxidoreductase, which codes for MATTPSPSDAPITGRHRVAVIGGGSAGISVAARLRRAGVTDITLVEPSDTHWYQPLWTLVGGGQAPLRTTHRPEGSVVPDGVRWIRRRALAVDPDARTVTLSGGAELTYEYLVLAPGLQLDWDGVPGLAEAVGHDRVSSNYAPEYAPRTWELIKQTRSGTAVFTHPATPLKCGGAPQKIAYLAADHWRRRKVLDGIRVILVIPEPAMFKVPAWSQVLEKVAARYGIEVRLRSEMTAVDGDDRTVTVTDHANGTKETIGYDLLHAVPPQSAPDWIKTGPLADPTSPQGFVAADRHTLRHPTYGDVFALGDVANLPTSKTGAAVRKQAPVVAGNLLDAMNGRAASHRYDGYTSCPLVTARDRMLLAEFDYDLSPTPSFPLLDPFKERRTMWLFKRYGLPPVYWRGMLTGRL